The window CTCTCTACTCTATCGCTCACAGAAACACAAGATCAAGAAACGATTGTCGAAGCAATGGCCAACACAGATCAAGACTTTCGTGAAGATTGCCTGAAGTACCACAACCTGTACCGCGCCGATCACAACGCTGATGATCTGACCTGGGATGAGGTGAGGAGTGATCTCCACATCCTCAGAAGTTTGCAAACATGTACAAATCCTTTCACATCGAGACAGATTTATAGATAGGTCGATACGGATTCAACATATGCAACTCCTTTTCCCACAGAGATGTGCCGAGGAGGCCCAGAAAGCTGCTGAACGACTGAGAGACCGAGGAGATGGACAAATGGAGCACACCAGCCGTGCTGGCCGCACCTGGAACGGCAAGGCGTAAGTAGCGCACAACAGTTCAACAGTGACGTTATTAACACCATAAACTTTTATCGCATTGGTGATCACAGCATTCTGCAGTCATTCAGTAAAGAAATAATTTCTGGCATTACAAaaggaaatctttattgacacgacaaaagtgcagcgactttcgtaaggtctacatgtataacaactacttacagtacaactaaacagacatatatggatatctaaaGGTATGACAGGAGAAGTAATGCATATTTTCCTGTCTGTTCACTTGTAGCCATGGTGAGAATCTGGCGTACATAACTGATGCCACTCCAGAGACAGTCATCGAGTACTGGTATGAGGAGAGGAATGACTATAAACCAGCCAACCCCATCAGAAGCTTTCGTAATGATAACGTCGGTCATTTTACTCAGGTAAGCTTCGTCCTCAAGCTTCAGGGTATTCCATAAAAGGTATGGTAAAATTACGGACCATGACAAGCAGACAAGACCGGATAGTTTAAACGCTTGTACATTGCTTGCCCTTTTGTCATTTTATCGGTAGCAACTACTAGTAGAACTATTTCGTTAGTGTCCCGATGCCCAGTGTAAAAGTTTAAATGTTGCTCTTATCCTCTTCCAGATGGTGTGGAAGGCGACCAAGAAGGTTGGCTGTGGTCAGGCCGGTGACTTTTTCGCCTGCATGTATGAGCCAACTGGAAACCATCTCTCGACTGTGGCCTTCCGCAGAAACGTTGACCCTTAACTTAGCAAAACCCAATTGATTTAAACGTATTTCTTGTAGACGATCAGCAATCTCAGAATACATTCTGTTACGTACCCACGTTGTTACCGTTCAATGGGCGAAACTTTGCTTTTATTCGCCAGATatttgtaaggccatgttgagttgattatatggatgacatccgcgcgcgcatcaaatttcggccgtttccaaaaaaataaaaaaagaagttgtaaatcgtacaaaacagcttcaaaatgctttgcaaaaacaaatatcagaaaactTATACTACTGTCACAGAATATTCatagaagatgtgaaagaacaaaaatggagAATATGTTGTCTGGTATACTTTACTCTGTGTGTTccgtcatttgttcagccttcctggccacatagatttcataatgaaggcaactttttttggtcaaacctttttttattcgcacactcgcatcaggttttgggttcccagaggatgtcatccatataatcaattcaacatggcctaatagaAGAACATATTACAGGTTTGATAGTTTCTTTTGCCGTCTTCGTCACTAGAGTAGGCAAGCAAAGCAaggcaaagtttttttttatatatcattgaAGAGGTCAAGATCTCATACTTAATTCTTATCTAGGTGTCAGTAGACACTGAGTGTCGTTTTAATATTACTAACTACTGCAGCAGGAACTAAGACAATATATGTGGTGCATCTGGAGTTTTTGACTCTTTGTGATATTTG of the Branchiostoma floridae strain S238N-H82 unplaced genomic scaffold, Bfl_VNyyK Sc7u5tJ_408, whole genome shotgun sequence genome contains:
- the LOC118408790 gene encoding repressed by EFG1 protein 1-like → MYKFVTVAVVLLVGIVMTGADDPPPEITVEEMPPLPSEEAVPPMTAEQWLGLLGNTQSGRVKRQAGHCRNLYGDCGCFYFKYQGHCDSDTAAWRNWMNHYCKAACEICEPEPGESQCANKYEDGVCASLLNYLPNPRYQRFVTCGCPKACGLCTETQDQETIVEAMANTDQDFREDCLKYHNLYRADHNADDLTWDERCAEEAQKAAERLRDRGDGQMEHTSRAGRTWNGKAHGENLAYITDATPETVIEYWYEERNDYKPANPIRSFRNDNVGHFTQMVWKATKKVGCGQAGDFFACMYEPTGNHLSTVAFRRNVDP